Proteins encoded in a region of the Solanum dulcamara chromosome 9, daSolDulc1.2, whole genome shotgun sequence genome:
- the LOC129903629 gene encoding uncharacterized protein LOC129903629, whose amino-acid sequence MIESIRIYMMSRLQKNRDKMMKRWELTGIPCSHVVAAIWVKKDEPEMYVHKCYIVEQYMKSYNPSILPIVSSDQWPKAGIEPPLPPIYKAQPDRPKKLRKRGIDETTQKEPDSRKLTLLKVSRKGGKKKCGSCGNLGNNSRKCPILMGRNQSEASHQQIHQQVEKEGPSTTSNATEVHQLKQTRLPQEQLKSSIIILEEFGEHSREGTRPLIIEKMEKQYLPL is encoded by the exons atgaTTGAATCAATTAGGATCTACATGATGTCCAGACTTCAAAAGAACAGAGATAAAATGATGAA GAGATGGGAATTAACAGGAATACCTTGTAGTCATGTTGTTGCAGCTATATGGGTTAAGAAGGATGAACCTGAAATGTATGTTCATAAATGCTACATAGTTGAGCAGTACATGAAGAGTTATAACCCATCCATTTTGCCAATTGTCAGCTCTGATCAATGGCCTAAGGCGGGGATAGAACCACCACTTCCACCCATATACAAGGCACAACCAGATAgaccaaaaaaattaaggaagAGAGGAATTGATGAGACAACACAAAAAGAACCAGATTCTAGAAAACTTACCTTGTTAAAAGTATCGAGAAAAGGCGGAAAAAAGAAGTGTGGATCATGTGGAAACTTAGGGAATAATAGTAGAAAATGCCCTATTCTTATGGGAAGAAACCAGTCTGAAGCTTCACATCAACAAATACATCAGCAAGTCGAAAAAGAAGGCCCTTCTACAACTAGTAATGCAACAGAA GTCCATCAACTTAAGCAGACAAGGTTACCTCAAGAACAATTAAAGAGTTCTATAATCATTTTAGAAGAATTTGGTGAGCATTCCAGAGAAGGTACAAGACCACTCATCATCGAGAAAATGGAAAAACAGTATCTCCCATTGTGA
- the LOC129903630 gene encoding uncharacterized protein LOC129903630 codes for MAPYKALYGKKCRSPIGWFDIGETRLIVSDMVQQAVDKIKLIRERLFAAQSKVAYELDLPSDLEVVHLVFHVSMLHKYADDPPRIFPVDDIQVNEELSYEERPIAILDRQVKRLRTKDVASVKMLW; via the exons ATGGCGCCGTACAAAGCTTTGTATGGCAAGAAGTGTAGGTCACCGATTGGCTGGTTTGATATTGGAGAGACACGACTAATAGTCTCAGATATGGTTCAGCAAGCGGTGGATAAAAtaaagcttattcgggaaagattGTTTGCAGCTCAAA gcaaggttgcctatgagttggacctaccatcggaTCTGGAAGTTGTACACCTGGTCTTTCACGTATCGATGCTTCACAAATATGCCGATGATCCTCCCAGAATATTCCCTGTGGATGATATCCAGGTGAATGAGGAACTCTCGTATGAGGAACGCCCTATAGCCATACTGGATCGCCAAGTTAAGAGATTGCGCACCAAAGATGTGGCCTCCGTCAAGATGCTGTggtga